The following proteins come from a genomic window of Sorghum bicolor cultivar BTx623 chromosome 3, Sorghum_bicolor_NCBIv3, whole genome shotgun sequence:
- the LOC8054633 gene encoding cell number regulator 5, producing the protein MAGKGYVPPQYIPLYGVDTEDDHVPAVEENHAARHKLNRDLTQWSSGICACFDDPQSCCIGATCPCFLFGKNAQFLGSGTLAGSCTTHCMLWGLLTSLCCVFTGGLVLAVPGSAVACYACGYRSALRTKYNLPEAPCGDLTTHLFCHLCAICQEYREIRERTGSGSSSAPNVTPPPVQTMDEP; encoded by the exons ATGGCTGGAAAGGGATATGTTCCTCCACAATATATTCCCTTATATGGCGTAGATACCGAAGATGATCATGTTCCGGCTGTGGAAGAAAACCATGCTGCACGCCATAAACTAAACCGGGATCTGACACAATGGTCATCTGGCATCTGTGCTTGTTTTGATGATCCCCAGAGCT GTTGTATTGGTGCGACTTGCCCCTGTTTTCTTTTTGGAAAGAATGCACAGTTCTTGGGATCTGGAACTCTTGCTGGATCATGCACTACACATTGCATGTTGTGGGGCCTTCTTACAAGTCTATGTTGTGTATTCACTGGAGGTCTAGTATTAGCAGTTCCAGGGTCGGCCGTTGCTTGTTATGCTTGCGGATATCGCAGTGCACTAAGAACAAAATACAATCTTCCG gaagcaccctGTGGCGATTTGACGACACACTTATTCTGTCACTTGTGTGCTATATGCCAGGAGTACAGGGAGATCCGTGAGAGAACAGGCAGtggctcctcatcggctccTAATGTGACTCCACCCCCAGTTCAGACGATGGATGAGCCTTGA